A window from Bordetella petrii encodes these proteins:
- a CDS encoding transglycosylase SLT domain-containing protein — protein sequence MTLSRLLLPLVLAMLAGCAGTSRQPVQAVDAKQQYSAKDTSRTVDLTHPPVDAWDRIRRGFAIPNLNTELAQEWTDYYAAHPESVQRMAERAGKYLYFIVDEINRRGLPTELALLPFVESAYNPTALSRSQASGLWQFVPATGQYFNLKQDWWRDERRDPIASTYAALDYLEKLFEMQGDWYLALASYNWGEGSVQRAIAKNEAANLPSDYLSLDMPEETRNYVPKLQAIKNIIANPRKYAVVLPPVENSPYFAVVRKNRDIDLEVAARLAEMPLEEFKALNPSFNRPLIRGAHQPTLLLPTDRVDIFNANLQAYQGDLSSWKVYKPRRGESYASIAKRFGISEAELRRANDISSRRRTASGSNLLVPSGGQAGVQLASLETPAGALDALDAPARAKPATRSSRRPNVRIHKVRAGDTLFGLAKRYGTSVDTLRALNNLKGNNLKIGSQLRLPGTGARG from the coding sequence ATGACCCTGTCCCGACTGCTGCTACCCCTAGTTCTCGCCATGCTCGCCGGCTGCGCCGGCACCTCGCGCCAACCGGTACAGGCAGTCGACGCCAAACAGCAGTACAGCGCCAAAGACACTTCCCGCACCGTCGATCTCACCCACCCGCCCGTCGATGCCTGGGACCGCATCCGGCGCGGCTTCGCGATTCCCAACCTGAACACCGAGCTGGCCCAGGAATGGACCGACTACTACGCGGCGCACCCCGAATCGGTGCAGCGCATGGCCGAGCGCGCCGGCAAGTACCTGTACTTCATCGTCGATGAAATCAACCGGCGCGGCCTGCCCACCGAACTGGCCCTGCTGCCTTTCGTGGAAAGCGCCTACAACCCCACCGCGCTGTCGCGCTCGCAGGCCTCGGGCCTGTGGCAGTTCGTGCCCGCCACCGGCCAGTACTTCAACCTGAAGCAGGACTGGTGGCGCGACGAGCGCCGCGACCCCATCGCCTCGACCTACGCCGCGCTCGACTACCTGGAAAAGCTGTTCGAAATGCAGGGCGACTGGTACCTGGCCCTGGCCTCGTACAACTGGGGCGAAGGCTCGGTGCAGCGCGCCATCGCCAAGAACGAGGCCGCCAACCTGCCATCGGACTACCTGTCGCTGGACATGCCCGAGGAAACGCGCAATTACGTGCCCAAGCTGCAGGCCATCAAGAACATCATCGCCAACCCGCGCAAATACGCGGTGGTGCTGCCGCCGGTGGAAAATTCGCCGTATTTCGCCGTGGTGCGCAAGAACCGCGACATCGACCTGGAAGTCGCGGCCCGGCTGGCCGAAATGCCGCTCGAAGAGTTCAAGGCCCTGAACCCGTCGTTCAACCGCCCCCTGATTCGCGGCGCGCATCAGCCCACCCTGCTGCTGCCCACTGACCGGGTCGACATCTTCAACGCCAACCTGCAGGCCTACCAGGGCGACCTGAGCTCCTGGAAGGTCTACAAGCCGCGGCGCGGCGAATCGTATGCCTCGATCGCCAAGCGCTTCGGCATATCCGAGGCCGAACTGCGCCGCGCCAACGACATCTCCAGCCGCCGCCGGACAGCCAGCGGAAGCAACCTGCTGGTGCCCAGCGGCGGCCAGGCCGGCGTGCAGCTCGCATCGCTGGAAACGCCGGCGGGCGCGCTCGATGCGCTGGATGCCCCTGCGCGCGCCAAGCCCGCCACGCGCAGCAGCCGCCGCCCCAACGTGCGCATCCACAAGGTGCGGGCCGGCGATACGCTGTTCGGCCTGGCCAAGCGCTACGGCACTTCGGTCGATACCCTGCGCGCGCTCAATAACCTGAAGGGCAACAACCTTAAAATCGGGTCGCAGCTGCGCCTGCCCGGCACCGGCGCGCGCGGCTGA
- a CDS encoding efflux RND transporter periplasmic adaptor subunit yields MKKAVLLAAAAAGLAAGAALGFWAPRWLGTPSADTAAQAAAPAAAGPSAAIRVETAQVQQLTFTRGISAVGSLRSDESVVLRPEVAGRIQHIDFQEGQPVKQGQVLIRLDDSVPRAELDQARANLALAQSHYRRAVDLQGRGFVSQQARDEAASNLKVQQAAAALAQARLDKMTIRAPFAGIVGLRSMSVGDYVDQGQDLAPLEAIDPLKVDFRVPEMYFGKVKVGQALTVRLDALPGEERQGQVYAVSPLVDAGGRSILLRATVPNPDSRLRPGMFARVQLLFGADQVLAVPEAALAPSGQSQYVFNVRQGRAHRAEVTLGERRDGKVEILTGVAAGDQVVVAGFQRLTDGAPVEIVPTPAAGAARAER; encoded by the coding sequence ATGAAAAAAGCTGTTCTGCTGGCCGCTGCCGCGGCCGGGCTCGCCGCGGGCGCGGCCCTGGGATTCTGGGCGCCGCGCTGGCTGGGCACGCCGTCCGCCGATACCGCTGCCCAGGCGGCCGCGCCGGCGGCGGCCGGGCCGTCGGCCGCCATCCGCGTGGAAACCGCCCAGGTGCAGCAACTGACCTTCACCCGCGGCATCTCGGCGGTGGGCAGCCTGCGTTCTGACGAGTCGGTCGTGCTGCGGCCCGAAGTGGCCGGCCGCATCCAGCATATCGACTTCCAGGAAGGGCAGCCCGTCAAGCAGGGGCAGGTGCTGATCCGGCTCGACGATTCCGTGCCGCGCGCCGAACTCGACCAGGCGCGCGCCAATCTGGCGCTGGCCCAGAGCCACTACCGGCGCGCCGTCGACCTGCAGGGGCGCGGCTTCGTCAGCCAGCAGGCGCGCGACGAGGCCGCCAGCAATCTCAAGGTGCAGCAGGCGGCCGCCGCGCTGGCCCAGGCGCGGCTCGACAAGATGACCATCCGCGCGCCGTTCGCCGGCATTGTCGGCCTGCGCAGCATGTCGGTGGGCGACTACGTCGACCAGGGCCAGGACCTGGCCCCGCTCGAGGCCATCGATCCGCTCAAGGTGGATTTCCGCGTGCCCGAAATGTATTTCGGCAAGGTCAAGGTCGGCCAGGCGCTTACCGTGCGGCTTGACGCCCTGCCGGGCGAAGAGCGCCAGGGGCAGGTCTACGCGGTCAGTCCGCTGGTGGATGCGGGCGGGCGTTCCATCCTGCTGCGCGCCACCGTGCCCAACCCCGATTCGCGGCTGCGGCCCGGCATGTTCGCCCGCGTGCAGCTGCTGTTCGGCGCCGACCAGGTGCTGGCGGTGCCCGAGGCGGCGCTGGCGCCATCCGGGCAGTCGCAGTACGTGTTCAATGTGCGCCAGGGGCGGGCGCACCGCGCCGAAGTCACCCTGGGCGAGCGCCGCGACGGCAAGGTCGAGATCCTGACCGGCGTGGCCGCCGGCGACCAGGTCGTGGTGGCCGGCTTCCAGCGCCTGACCGACGGCGCGCCGGTCGAGATCGTGCCGACGCCCGCCGCCGGCGCGGCCCGGGCGGAACGATAA
- the nadC gene encoding carboxylating nicotinate-nucleotide diphosphorylase — MDPAPDFALPVAPLPAVMLEPLVRAALLEDLGRAGDLTTDAIVPTAAQARTRLVARQEGVLAGLDLARLAFRLMDAGIDFQPVLADGARLSPGSEIAVISGPARGMLTAERTALNFLCHLSGVATATASIADAIRPHGAKVTCTRKTLPGLRAVQKYAVRVGGGSNHRHGLDDAVLIKDNHVAVAGGVHQAVQRARAGIGHMVKIELEVDTLEQLDQALDIGVDVVLLDNMDLPTLREAVRRVDGRAVTEASGRITPESAPAVAATGVDLIAVGWLTHSARVLDIGLDS; from the coding sequence ATGGATCCTGCCCCTGATTTCGCCTTGCCCGTCGCGCCGCTGCCTGCCGTCATGCTCGAACCGCTGGTGCGGGCGGCGCTGCTGGAAGACCTGGGCCGCGCGGGTGATCTCACCACCGATGCCATCGTGCCCACCGCTGCCCAGGCGCGCACGCGCCTGGTGGCGCGGCAAGAGGGCGTGCTGGCGGGGCTGGACCTGGCCCGCCTGGCGTTCCGGCTGATGGATGCCGGCATCGACTTCCAGCCGGTGCTGGCTGATGGCGCGCGGCTGAGTCCCGGGTCGGAAATCGCCGTGATCAGCGGCCCGGCGCGCGGCATGCTGACCGCCGAGCGCACCGCGCTGAATTTCCTGTGCCATCTCAGCGGCGTGGCCACGGCCACGGCGTCGATCGCGGATGCCATCCGCCCGCACGGCGCCAAGGTCACCTGCACCCGCAAGACGCTGCCCGGCCTGCGGGCGGTGCAGAAGTATGCGGTGCGGGTGGGCGGCGGCAGCAACCACCGCCACGGGCTGGACGACGCCGTGCTGATCAAGGACAACCACGTGGCCGTGGCCGGCGGCGTGCACCAGGCCGTGCAGCGCGCGCGGGCCGGCATCGGCCACATGGTGAAGATCGAGCTGGAAGTCGACACGCTGGAACAACTGGACCAGGCGCTGGATATCGGGGTGGATGTCGTGCTGCTCGACAACATGGATCTGCCCACGCTGCGCGAGGCAGTGCGCCGCGTGGACGGCCGCGCCGTCACCGAGGCCTCGGGCCGCATCACGCCGGAATCGGCCCCGGCCGTGGCGGCCACCGGGGTGGACCTGATCGCCGTGGGCTGGCTGACGCACAGCGCCCGCGTGCTGGATATCGGCCTCGACAGTTGA
- a CDS encoding class I SAM-dependent methyltransferase encodes MTEETPPIVELAEWFQTPPGEYVLAWERAQFDAMVADVFGYYAWQAGLSEINLLQANRMPFKGWVGSQMPTPEQAAQWQGCVVARPDALPFESQSIDLLVLPHAFECTDAPHEVLREAERVLVPEGRLVISGFNPWSLWGARNRMPGMEPWLPHPPSAQVSLPRLKDWLKLLSFDVEPGRFGCYTPACRTEKWLRRWHFMETYGRRWWAVGGAVYVVSAVKRVARMRLIGPAWKQSRRKRARGASVAVNRQAGPGET; translated from the coding sequence TTGACCGAAGAAACTCCGCCGATTGTAGAACTGGCCGAATGGTTCCAGACACCGCCGGGAGAATACGTCCTGGCCTGGGAACGCGCGCAGTTCGACGCCATGGTGGCGGATGTTTTCGGATATTACGCCTGGCAGGCCGGCTTGTCCGAAATCAATCTGCTGCAGGCCAACCGTATGCCGTTCAAGGGCTGGGTGGGTTCGCAGATGCCCACCCCCGAGCAGGCCGCCCAGTGGCAGGGATGCGTGGTGGCCCGCCCCGATGCCCTGCCGTTCGAGTCGCAAAGCATCGACCTGCTGGTGCTGCCGCATGCCTTCGAGTGCACCGACGCCCCGCACGAAGTCCTGCGCGAGGCCGAACGCGTGCTGGTGCCTGAGGGCCGGCTGGTCATTTCCGGCTTCAACCCCTGGAGCCTCTGGGGCGCGCGCAACCGCATGCCCGGCATGGAGCCCTGGCTGCCGCATCCGCCCTCGGCTCAGGTATCCTTGCCGCGCCTGAAAGACTGGCTGAAGCTGCTGTCGTTCGATGTCGAACCCGGCCGTTTCGGCTGCTATACGCCCGCCTGCCGCACCGAGAAATGGCTGCGGCGCTGGCATTTCATGGAAACCTACGGCCGGCGCTGGTGGGCGGTGGGGGGCGCGGTGTATGTCGTGTCCGCCGTCAAGCGGGTGGCCCGCATGCGGCTGATCGGCCCGGCCTGGAAGCAGTCGCGGCGCAAGCGCGCCCGCGGGGCATCGGTGGCGGTCAACCGCCAGGCCGGGCCGGGCGAAACCTGA
- a CDS encoding NUDIX hydrolase, whose protein sequence is MTDPIERSVSAELVAVLVAVTQGQPRVLTTEDASALPAGPFELEHRSLQAGLRAWVETQTHHPLGYIEQLYTFADRDRSDDGGWRAISVSYLGLTREAGETRVAQVGWQDWYRYFPWEDHRDGPPALIGELIAPRLKAWVRAAGDRAAQAHRRQRAALTFGLDGAAWNEDMVLQRYELLFEAGLVPEATRQAPAADGPALPGQAMRHDHRRILATGIARLRAKIKYRPVVFELMPPAFTLLQLQTAVEALAGRGLHKQNFRRLIEQQALVEETGDMATGTAGRPAKLFRFRRDVLLERAIAGSKLPLARQPK, encoded by the coding sequence TTGACCGATCCCATCGAACGCTCTGTTTCCGCCGAACTCGTCGCCGTGCTGGTGGCCGTTACACAAGGCCAGCCGCGCGTGCTGACCACCGAAGACGCCAGCGCCCTGCCGGCGGGGCCCTTCGAGCTGGAACATCGTTCGCTGCAGGCGGGCCTGCGTGCCTGGGTGGAAACCCAGACCCATCATCCGCTGGGCTACATCGAGCAGCTTTACACCTTTGCCGACCGCGATCGTTCCGATGACGGCGGCTGGCGCGCCATTTCGGTCAGTTATCTGGGCCTGACGCGCGAAGCCGGCGAAACCCGCGTGGCGCAGGTGGGCTGGCAGGACTGGTACCGCTATTTTCCCTGGGAAGACCACCGCGACGGGCCGCCCGCGCTGATCGGCGAACTGATCGCGCCGCGCCTGAAGGCATGGGTGCGCGCGGCGGGCGACCGCGCGGCCCAGGCGCACCGCCGCCAGCGGGCGGCCCTGACTTTCGGGCTGGACGGCGCGGCCTGGAATGAAGACATGGTGCTGCAACGCTACGAACTGCTGTTCGAGGCCGGGCTGGTGCCCGAGGCCACCCGCCAGGCGCCTGCCGCGGACGGCCCGGCGCTGCCGGGGCAGGCCATGCGCCATGACCATCGCCGCATCCTGGCCACGGGCATTGCGAGGCTGCGCGCCAAGATCAAGTACCGGCCGGTGGTATTTGAACTGATGCCGCCGGCTTTCACGCTGCTGCAGCTGCAGACCGCCGTCGAGGCCCTGGCGGGCCGCGGGCTGCACAAGCAGAATTTCCGCCGCCTGATCGAACAGCAGGCGCTGGTTGAAGAAACCGGCGACATGGCCACCGGCACCGCCGGCCGGCCGGCCAAGCTGTTCCGTTTCCGGCGCGATGTGCTGCTGGAACGCGCCATCGCGGGCAGCAAGCTGCCCCTGGCGCGCCAGCCGAAATAG
- the rnhA gene encoding ribonuclease HI encodes MMQTDSNEDDPQVEMWTDGACKGNPGPGGWGVLMRAGAHEKTLHGGEAGTTNNRMELLAVIEGLRTLKRPCRVVIHTDSQYVMKGMTEWLANWKRRGWLTADKKPVKNAELWQALDEQVARHRVSWRWVRGHAGDPGNERADALANLGVESLRKR; translated from the coding sequence ATGATGCAGACAGACAGCAACGAAGACGACCCGCAGGTCGAGATGTGGACCGACGGCGCCTGCAAGGGCAATCCGGGGCCGGGAGGCTGGGGCGTGCTGATGCGCGCCGGCGCCCACGAAAAAACCCTGCATGGCGGCGAGGCCGGCACGACCAACAACCGCATGGAGCTGCTGGCCGTCATTGAAGGTCTGCGTACGCTGAAGCGGCCATGCCGGGTGGTGATCCACACCGATTCCCAGTACGTCATGAAAGGCATGACCGAATGGCTGGCCAATTGGAAGCGCCGCGGCTGGTTAACCGCCGACAAGAAGCCGGTGAAGAACGCCGAACTGTGGCAGGCCCTGGATGAGCAGGTGGCGCGCCACCGGGTTTCCTGGCGCTGGGTGCGCGGCCACGCCGGCGATCCCGGCAACGAGCGCGCCGACGCCCTGGCCAACCTGGGCGTCGAAAGCCTGCGCAAGCGCTAG
- a CDS encoding DUF3313 family protein: MRAVAIALSCGLIAGCAAPAANQAYRADNSVFFTDAKQLRPVAGSPGLSRYVTPNYAEQRQRIKSVYLAPIEVWLSPDSPYKGLTATDVATLTASFRQAFLKDPSRRYPVVEQPGPDSMVVRVALTDVMLTVPRTRLLGYTPVGLAVRAIRKSQGISPTLVDRLGYQTEATLGVGGPTLFAVRLQGVQLSNPAADQKQRLDQMPAQIAQQAARLRATLEALP, translated from the coding sequence ATGCGTGCCGTGGCTATTGCGCTGTCATGCGGATTGATTGCCGGGTGCGCCGCGCCCGCCGCCAACCAGGCCTACCGTGCCGACAACTCGGTGTTCTTCACCGATGCCAAGCAGTTGCGCCCCGTCGCCGGCTCGCCCGGGCTGTCACGCTATGTCACGCCCAACTATGCCGAACAGCGGCAGCGCATCAAGTCGGTCTACCTGGCGCCTATCGAAGTCTGGCTATCGCCCGATTCGCCCTACAAGGGGCTGACCGCGACGGACGTCGCCACCCTGACGGCCTCGTTCCGGCAGGCCTTCCTGAAAGACCCGTCGCGCCGCTACCCGGTGGTGGAACAGCCGGGGCCGGACAGCATGGTGGTGCGCGTCGCCCTGACCGACGTCATGCTGACCGTGCCGCGCACGCGGCTGCTGGGATACACGCCCGTGGGCCTGGCAGTGCGGGCAATCCGGAAATCCCAGGGCATCAGCCCCACGCTGGTCGACCGCCTGGGCTACCAGACCGAAGCCACGCTGGGCGTGGGCGGCCCCACTCTGTTCGCGGTGCGCCTGCAGGGCGTGCAGCTGTCCAATCCGGCGGCCGACCAGAAGCAGCGGCTGGATCAGATGCCGGCGCAGATCGCGCAGCAGGCCGCGCGGCTGCGGGCCACGCTGGAAGCCCTGCCCTGA
- a CDS encoding OsmC family protein, whose protein sequence is MTIRVRQNAPRTLQFTATAEGHDLPLDMPQPQGQGPDPHDYFDTSLGGCKAMTVMLYAQRKEIPLESVDVDVVRDAGEERKGIYRLTAKLTLHGPLSDAQIDELFSVAEKCPLHKLMTAVDVQVSTLVVRPA, encoded by the coding sequence ATGACCATACGCGTACGCCAGAACGCCCCCCGAACCCTGCAATTCACCGCTACGGCCGAAGGCCACGATCTGCCGCTGGACATGCCTCAGCCGCAGGGGCAGGGGCCCGATCCGCACGATTATTTCGATACGTCGCTGGGCGGCTGCAAGGCCATGACGGTGATGCTGTACGCGCAGCGCAAGGAAATTCCGCTGGAATCGGTGGATGTGGACGTGGTGCGCGATGCCGGCGAAGAGCGCAAGGGCATTTACCGCCTGACCGCCAAGCTGACGCTGCACGGGCCATTGAGCGACGCGCAGATCGACGAGCTTTTTTCGGTGGCCGAGAAGTGCCCGCTGCACAAGCTGATGACCGCGGTCGACGTGCAGGTGTCGACCCTGGTGGTGCGGCCGGCGTAG
- the fabI gene encoding enoyl-ACP reductase FabI, whose protein sequence is MGFLAGKRILVTGVLSNRSIAYGIAQACHRQGAELAFTYVGDRFKDRVGEFAAEFGSDIVLPCDVAEDSQIDAAFAELRQRWDSLDGLVHSIGFAPREAIAGNFLDGLSREGFRIAHDISAYSFPAMAKAALPLMEGRKASVLTLTYLGAERVVPNYNTMGLAKASLEASVRYLASALGPRGIRANGISAGPIKTLAASGIKDFSAILKFVESHAPLRRNVTIEEVGNVAAFLLSDLAAGVTGEITHVDAGFSTVTAGMED, encoded by the coding sequence ATGGGTTTTCTCGCCGGCAAGCGCATCCTGGTCACCGGGGTGCTTTCCAACCGTTCCATTGCCTACGGCATTGCGCAGGCCTGCCACCGGCAGGGCGCCGAACTGGCCTTCACCTATGTGGGCGACCGCTTCAAAGACCGTGTCGGCGAATTCGCCGCCGAATTCGGCAGCGATATCGTGCTGCCCTGTGACGTTGCCGAAGACAGCCAGATCGACGCCGCGTTCGCCGAACTGCGCCAGCGCTGGGACAGCCTCGACGGCCTGGTGCATTCCATCGGCTTCGCCCCGCGCGAAGCCATCGCCGGCAATTTTCTCGACGGCCTGTCGCGCGAAGGCTTCCGCATCGCCCATGACATCTCGGCCTACAGTTTCCCGGCCATGGCCAAGGCGGCGCTGCCCCTGATGGAAGGCCGCAAGGCGTCGGTGCTGACCCTGACCTACCTGGGCGCCGAACGCGTGGTTCCCAACTACAACACCATGGGCCTGGCCAAGGCCTCGCTGGAAGCCAGCGTGCGCTACCTGGCCTCGGCGCTGGGCCCGCGCGGCATCCGCGCCAACGGCATTTCGGCCGGCCCCATCAAGACGCTAGCCGCCAGCGGCATCAAAGACTTCTCGGCGATCCTGAAATTCGTCGAAAGCCATGCCCCGCTGCGCCGCAACGTCACCATCGAAGAAGTGGGCAACGTGGCGGCCTTCCTGCTGTCCGACCTGGCCGCCGGCGTCACCGGCGAAATCACCCACGTCGACGCGGGCTTCTCCACCGTTACCGCCGGCATGGAAGACTAG
- a CDS encoding tellurite resistance TerB family protein, whose amino-acid sequence MSARQLLDQLLQSGQGLARDASARVQSASAGGNAPSFLAGLGGGALGAGALGLLMGSKKARKIGGKVAMYGGMAALGALAYRAYGDWQRKQAQAPGQAPQTLDRLPPAQAEQHSSAILAAMIGAAKADGHIGPEERQLLESELGKLSAEAADRRWLETELARPLDPAAVAAAAQTPEMAAEMYLASLLVVDEESYMERAYLDELARQLKLAPDLKAQLEAQVKTPA is encoded by the coding sequence ATGAGCGCCCGCCAGCTACTCGACCAACTACTGCAATCCGGCCAGGGCCTGGCCCGCGACGCCTCGGCCCGGGTACAGTCGGCCAGCGCCGGCGGCAACGCGCCGTCGTTCCTGGCCGGCCTGGGCGGCGGCGCGCTGGGCGCCGGCGCCCTGGGCCTGCTGATGGGCAGCAAAAAAGCCCGCAAGATCGGCGGCAAGGTCGCCATGTACGGCGGCATGGCCGCGCTGGGCGCCCTGGCCTACCGCGCCTACGGCGACTGGCAGCGCAAGCAGGCCCAGGCGCCCGGGCAGGCCCCGCAAACGCTCGACCGGCTGCCGCCGGCCCAGGCCGAGCAGCACAGCAGCGCCATCCTGGCCGCCATGATCGGCGCCGCCAAGGCCGATGGCCATATCGGCCCCGAAGAGCGCCAACTGCTGGAAAGCGAACTGGGCAAATTGTCGGCTGAAGCCGCCGACCGCCGCTGGCTCGAAACCGAACTGGCCCGCCCGCTCGACCCGGCCGCCGTGGCCGCGGCCGCCCAGACCCCCGAAATGGCCGCCGAAATGTACCTGGCCAGCCTGCTGGTGGTAGACGAAGAAAGCTACATGGAACGCGCCTACCTGGACGAACTGGCGCGCCAGCTGAAACTGGCGCCCGACCTCAAGGCGCAGCTCGAGGCGCAGGTCAAGACGCCGGCCTGA
- the gloB gene encoding hydroxyacylglutathione hydrolase, producing the protein MQAMPAPGGDGAVVPLPAFSDNYIWAIVRDGQAAVVDPGEAGPVLELLAQRGLRLRAILLTHHHGDHVGGVLELLRHAQATVYGPAHERLPHCDIRLSEGGRVALPELDLDLSVLDVPGHTAGHIAYYGRAAGRQPLLFCGDTLFAGGCGRLFEGTPAQMHASLEKFAALPADTQVCCAHEYTLANLRWAMAVEPANRTLQQWYQRAQQLREQGRPTLPSTLRLEQGTNPFLRTQQANVAQAAAVQSGRVLDTPVAVFAALREWKNDFK; encoded by the coding sequence ATGCAAGCCATGCCCGCCCCTGGCGGCGACGGCGCCGTTGTGCCGCTGCCGGCCTTTTCCGACAACTATATATGGGCCATTGTGCGCGATGGCCAGGCTGCCGTGGTCGACCCGGGCGAGGCCGGCCCGGTGCTCGAACTGCTGGCGCAGCGCGGACTGCGGTTGCGCGCCATTCTACTCACCCATCACCACGGCGACCATGTCGGCGGCGTGCTCGAACTGCTGCGGCATGCGCAAGCCACCGTGTACGGCCCCGCGCACGAGCGCCTGCCGCACTGCGACATCCGCCTGTCCGAAGGCGGCCGCGTGGCCCTGCCCGAGCTGGACCTGGACCTGTCGGTGCTGGACGTGCCCGGTCACACCGCCGGCCATATCGCCTACTACGGCCGGGCCGCGGGCCGGCAGCCGCTGCTGTTCTGCGGCGACACGCTGTTCGCCGGCGGATGCGGGCGGCTGTTCGAAGGCACCCCGGCGCAGATGCACGCATCGCTGGAAAAGTTCGCCGCCTTACCGGCCGATACACAGGTTTGCTGCGCACACGAGTACACTCTAGCCAACTTGCGCTGGGCCATGGCGGTCGAACCCGCCAACCGCACCCTGCAACAGTGGTATCAGCGGGCCCAGCAGTTGCGCGAGCAAGGCCGTCCCACCCTGCCGTCCACCCTGCGGCTGGAGCAAGGCACCAACCCCTTCTTGCGTACACAGCAAGCCAACGTTGCCCAGGCTGCCGCAGTCCAGTCCGGACGTGTCCTCGACACGCCCGTGGCCGTGTTTGCAGCCTTGCGCGAATGGAAGAACGATTTCAAGTGA
- a CDS encoding LytR/AlgR family response regulator transcription factor has protein sequence MLRVVVVDDEAPARRYLRRLIESLDGPQVVAEAACLQGAIDTINQHRPDAVFLDIELTDSTSFDVLSALDCQPQLVFVTAHAPYATRAFEVDAVDYLLKPVGIERLRQAVQRLYTRLNRPWGDAAFLTVRHQGHNRLIRAQALAALVAQRDYVKLHVEQAETLLMYATLKSLLPQLGPLPFAQVSRSVVVNLDQVGRVMAESSLAAQVEFMNQAPPLQLGRTAYLRLREALDERRARQ, from the coding sequence ATGCTGCGCGTAGTGGTCGTCGACGATGAAGCCCCCGCGCGCCGCTATCTGCGCCGCCTGATCGAATCGCTGGATGGCCCGCAGGTAGTGGCCGAGGCGGCCTGCCTGCAAGGCGCCATCGACACCATCAACCAGCACCGGCCGGATGCGGTGTTCCTGGATATCGAGCTGACGGACAGCACGTCATTCGACGTGCTGTCCGCCCTGGACTGCCAGCCGCAGCTGGTTTTCGTGACCGCCCATGCGCCGTACGCCACGCGCGCGTTCGAGGTCGACGCGGTGGACTACCTGCTCAAGCCCGTGGGCATCGAGCGCCTGCGCCAGGCCGTCCAGCGCCTGTACACGCGCCTGAACCGCCCCTGGGGAGACGCGGCGTTCCTGACGGTGCGCCACCAGGGGCACAATCGGCTGATCCGGGCGCAGGCGCTGGCGGCGCTGGTGGCCCAGCGCGATTATGTGAAGCTGCATGTCGAGCAGGCCGAGACCCTGCTGATGTACGCCACCCTGAAAAGCCTGCTGCCGCAACTGGGCCCCCTGCCGTTTGCGCAGGTGTCGCGCTCGGTGGTGGTGAACCTGGACCAGGTGGGCCGGGTGATGGCGGAAAGCAGTCTGGCGGCCCAGGTCGAGTTCATGAACCAGGCGCCGCCGCTGCAGCTGGGGCGCACGGCTTACCTGCGCCTGCGCGAGGCGCTGGACGAGCGCCGCGCCAGGCAGTAG